One region of Eretmochelys imbricata isolate rEreImb1 chromosome 2, rEreImb1.hap1, whole genome shotgun sequence genomic DNA includes:
- the LOC144260782 gene encoding uncharacterized protein LOC144260782 has protein sequence MLTGVTMKDPAKRVAQKPHTCLECGKSFSKKGNLKRHQRIHTAEELYPCSECGRRFTTRGHLTTHQSIHTGERPFRCDECGRCFRLEICLAAHRKTHTKGGPYICVHCGKSLSTRIYFSIHMRTHKEKRPYACTECGKSFVKKGTLTAHKEIHKRDKPFKCSDCSRCFGQSATLVAHQKIHLRGGPFICTECGKSLSTKRYFNVHQRNHAKQRLQEATGHVNGMPLRVIQIKEEPDVAFKQEDSFSLGKNVTVPGAHSEDGPQEGTDCGTQSSPKILVGAPWGIQTKEEPDTYAEHERDNITVAPQNSYIKEEPQTNPDYDNQFNPKMPLFPPWGIQATKEAGVDNEHQRDVTMIGNLAARQKPRIKEEPQESADHGSNFSQKTSLGIIQRIQIKEGAGVDGEHGESCSPKKKHRKRQRTSKDGTPGACTESRANTKCKKNPLTKNSPKAERIFPCPECGKNFNQKSNLTRHRKIHTSEGPYKCNECGESFRMNRKLIRHQRIHMSEPFKCTECGKSFTQRSNLVRHQRIHTREEPYKCPECEKTFNQKANLFRHQTIHIRMGPCKCTKCGKCFTQKKNLIRHQTLHSRGGAYKCTVCGKRYRLKKYLRRHQKIHMREGPTGRAKRGEKLGAPGSVSNHPQMHPERKALPAVKSEESLTCEGNL, from the coding sequence ATGCTGACGGGTGTCACCATGAAAGACCCTGCAAAGCGCGTGGCCCAGAAGCCGCATACGTGCCTGGAGTGCGGGAAATCCTTCAGCAAGAAGGGAAATCTGAAGAGAcaccagaggatccacacagcAGAGGAGCTCTACCCCTGCAGTGAGTGCGGGAGGCGCTTCACCACGAGGGGACACCTGACCACCCACCAGAGCATCCACACCGGAGAGAGGCCCTTCCGGTGCGACGAGTGCGGACGGTGCTTCCGGCTGGAGATATGCCTGGCTGCCCACCGGAAGACACACACCAAAGGCGGTCCGTATATCTGTGTCCACTGTGGGAAGAGTCTGAGCACACGCATCTACTTCAGCATCCACATGAGAACCCACAAGGAAAAGCGGCCGTACGCCTGCACCGAGTGTGGGAAGAGCTTTGTGAAGAAGGGGACGCTGACGGCACACAAGGAGATACACAAACGGGATAAGCCTTTCAAGTGCTCCGACTGCAGCCGGTGCTTTGGCCAGAGTGCAACGCTGGTGGCTCACCAGAAAATCCACCTCCGCGGCGGGCCGTTCATATGCAccgagtgcgggaaaagcttgaGCACCAAGAGGTATTTTAATGTCCACCAGAGGAACCACGCAAAGCAGAGGCTACAGGAAGCCACTGGCCATGTAAATGGCATGCCTCTCCGGGTCATCCAGATTAAAGAGGAACCGGACGTGGCCTTCAAACAAGAGGATAGTTTTAGCCTGGGGAAGAACGTTACAGTACCAGGAGCTCACTCAGAGGACGGACCCCAGGAAGGTACTGACTGTGGAACGCAGTCCAGCCCAAAGATCCTTGTTGGCGCTCCGTGGGGAATCCAGACTAAGGAGGAACCAGACACATACGCCGAACACGAGAGAGACAACATTACAGTAGCGCCCCAGAACTCTTACATCAAGGAAGAACCACAGACCAACCCCGACTATGACAACCAATTCAATCCAAAGATGCCTCTCTTTCCTCCATGGGGAATCCAGGCTACAAAGGAAGCTGGGGTGGACAACGAACACCAGAGGGATGTCACTATGATCGGCAATCTTGCGGCACGCCAGAAACCCCGCATCAAGGAAGAACCACAAGAGAGCGCAGACCATGGAAGCAACTTCAGTCAAAAAACATCTCTTGGCATCATCCAGAGGATCCAGATTAAAGAGGGAGCCGGGGTGGATGGCGAACATGGGGAAAGctgcagcccaaagaaaaaaCATAGAAAACGCCAGAGAACCAGCAAAGATGGGACTCCTGGTGCATGTACCGAGAGCCGGGCAAACACAAAATGCAAGAAAAATCCCTTGACGAAGAACAGTCCCAAAGCGGAGAGGATATTTCCGTGTCccgagtgtgggaaaaacttcaaCCAGAAGTCGAATCTTACTAGGCACCGGAAGATCCACACCAGCGAGGGGCCTTATAAGTGCAACGAGTGCGGGGAGAGTTTCCGGATGAACAGGAAGCTTATcaggcatcagagaatccacatgaGCGAGCCCTTTAAATGcaccgagtgtgggaaaagcttcacccAGAGGTCGAACCTCGTGAGGCACCAGCGGATCCATACCAGGGAGGAGCCGTACAAATGTCCCGAATGCGAGAAGACCTTCAATCAGAAGGCCAACCTCTTCAGGCACCAGACGATCCACATCAGGATGGGACCGTGCAAATGCACCAagtgtgggaaatgcttcacTCAGAAGAAAAACCTCATTAGACACCAGACGCTGCACTCCAGGGGCGGGGCTTATAAATGCACGGTGTGTGGGAAACGGTACAGGCTGAAGAAATATCTGAGAAGGCACCAGAAAATCCACATGAGGGAGGGACCCACCGGGCGTGCAAAGCGGGGGGAAAAGCTGGGGGCACCAGGGAGCGTTAGCAACCACCCCCAGATGCACCCAGAACGAAAAGCACTCCCGGCTGTGAAGAGTGAGGAGAGCTTAACATGTGAGGGCAACCTCTAG